A window of the Nibribacter ruber genome harbors these coding sequences:
- a CDS encoding FAD:protein FMN transferase, protein MISTDSPLVHAPILYRKVQKLMGNRFELTVAAASQQEADTLLEAAVAEIQRIERLLTTFADSSETNQINAMAGIAPVTPSEEVYALIERSLRISELTQGAFDITYGGVDKSLWNFDPHMSALPSAAVAKASVRLVNYQNVVLNPKDKSVFLRHKGMRIGFGGIGKGYAAEKAKQVLLQLGVQSGIVNAAGDLSAWGLQPNGQPWTIGIADPNAALHAFSRFNISNMAVATSGNYEKFAIIDGKKYSHTINPKTGLPVTGIKSVTVLCPNAELADAMATPVMVMGVQVGLDLINQMRDIACLIIDDFDQIHCSKNIHLTT, encoded by the coding sequence GTGATTTCAACAGATTCCCCATTGGTACATGCTCCCATCCTTTACAGGAAGGTGCAGAAGCTGATGGGGAATCGGTTTGAATTGACGGTAGCAGCCGCCTCTCAGCAGGAGGCAGATACCTTGCTTGAGGCCGCCGTTGCTGAGATCCAGCGCATTGAGCGCCTCTTAACCACCTTCGCAGATTCCAGCGAGACCAATCAGATCAACGCCATGGCCGGCATTGCCCCGGTCACTCCGTCAGAAGAGGTATATGCCCTCATTGAGCGTTCCCTACGCATCTCTGAACTCACCCAGGGCGCCTTTGACATCACCTACGGCGGGGTAGACAAAAGCCTTTGGAACTTTGACCCCCACATGTCGGCCCTGCCCAGCGCGGCCGTGGCCAAGGCTTCGGTGCGTTTGGTCAATTACCAGAACGTGGTATTAAACCCCAAAGACAAGAGCGTTTTCCTGCGCCACAAGGGCATGCGGATCGGGTTTGGGGGCATTGGCAAAGGCTACGCCGCCGAAAAAGCCAAACAAGTCCTGCTCCAGCTGGGCGTGCAGAGCGGAATAGTCAACGCCGCCGGCGACCTGAGCGCCTGGGGCCTGCAGCCCAACGGCCAGCCCTGGACCATTGGCATTGCAGATCCCAACGCTGCCCTCCACGCCTTCTCCCGGTTCAACATCTCCAACATGGCCGTGGCCACCTCAGGCAACTATGAAAAGTTTGCCATCATAGACGGAAAAAAATACAGCCACACCATCAATCCAAAAACCGGTTTGCCCGTTACAGGAATAAAGAGCGTGACTGTTCTTTGCCCCAATGCCGAGTTGGCCGATGCGATGGCCACCCCCGTGATGGTGATGGGGGTACAGGTAGGGCTTGACCTTATTAACCAAATGCGCGACATTGCCTGTCTGATTATTGACGACTTTGACCAAATCCATTGCTCCAAAAACATACACCTGACCACATGA
- a CDS encoding STAS/SEC14 domain-containing protein: MIYFEDDIISIQYNEAHELVYTEWRDFANSEEYRSILNLYLQLVQEKSVTRWIGNNTKAKAIRPADQEWTAREWALQFAQAGQVRRMAVVVAEDIFNKMAVENMFIQSAGLIPFDTRYFQNVPDAEAWVLEV; encoded by the coding sequence ATGATTTATTTTGAAGACGACATCATTTCCATCCAGTATAACGAGGCGCATGAGCTGGTATACACAGAATGGCGTGATTTTGCCAACAGTGAGGAATACCGGAGCATCCTGAATCTTTACTTGCAGCTGGTGCAGGAGAAATCCGTGACCAGATGGATTGGCAACAATACCAAAGCCAAGGCCATCCGGCCGGCAGATCAGGAGTGGACCGCCAGAGAATGGGCCCTTCAGTTTGCCCAGGCAGGGCAGGTGCGCCGCATGGCCGTGGTGGTGGCCGAGGACATTTTCAACAAGATGGCGGTAGAGAACATGTTCATTCAGAGTGCCGGTCTCATTCCCTTTGACACCAGGTATTTCCAGAACGTGCCAGACGCTGAGGCGTGGGTTTTGGAGGTATAA
- a CDS encoding phosphatase PAP2 family protein — MKYLKLLCLCMCLPFFSGGALPAYAQPRQQDPGPRHVQDTLPIIGLQQDTAAAQKFAHQPRFSPALKITGLVLGSAALWTATYAWVDEPLQKFTQQHRTAPMDMLAQAVEPMGRHSLLLPVTGTVALAGFAINNPNLKKVGMVSLGSLLISGGFTGLVKNQVHRYRPSVTGENHFYDWGEEVSDNTSFPSSHTTVAFAMATSVASVYGQEHGWVSPVAYGTATLVGLSRINDNAHWATDVMAGAAVGYLSAKGAVFLYNLTEQKLKARKSRLLLAPQAGLSSASFVASLTF; from the coding sequence ATGAAGTACCTGAAACTGCTCTGCCTTTGTATGTGCCTGCCCTTTTTTTCGGGTGGGGCTTTGCCGGCATATGCGCAGCCCAGACAGCAGGATCCAGGGCCTAGGCATGTTCAAGACACGTTGCCTATTATAGGGCTACAACAAGACACGGCCGCTGCGCAAAAGTTTGCTCACCAACCCAGGTTCTCTCCTGCCCTGAAAATAACGGGATTAGTGCTGGGCAGTGCGGCCCTCTGGACGGCCACCTACGCATGGGTAGACGAACCGCTGCAAAAATTTACGCAGCAACATAGAACAGCGCCTATGGATATGTTGGCTCAAGCCGTTGAACCAATGGGCAGGCACAGCCTTCTACTGCCGGTTACAGGAACCGTGGCACTGGCTGGCTTTGCCATCAACAACCCTAACTTGAAAAAGGTAGGCATGGTGTCTCTGGGAAGTTTGCTCATAAGCGGAGGTTTTACCGGCTTGGTCAAAAACCAGGTGCACCGCTATCGGCCTAGCGTTACTGGGGAGAATCATTTTTATGACTGGGGCGAAGAAGTCTCTGACAATACCTCCTTCCCCTCCTCGCATACAACGGTGGCTTTTGCGATGGCCACTTCCGTAGCTTCTGTGTATGGCCAAGAGCATGGCTGGGTTTCTCCGGTGGCCTATGGTACGGCCACCTTGGTGGGACTTTCCCGCATCAATGACAACGCCCACTGGGCCACAGACGTCATGGCCGGTGCTGCCGTGGGCTATCTATCCGCCAAGGGCGCAGTGTTTCTGTATAATTTAACGGAGCAAAAGCTGAAGGCTCGCAAAAGCCGCCTCTTGCTAGCCCCGCAGGCTGGTCTGTCTTCGGCCTCGTTTGTTGCCTCCCTTACCTTTTAG
- a CDS encoding DUF4349 domain-containing protein, producing MKTLKNPLLFLQVCGTAFLMNSCEPSKESSFAPEAEMAPAEDATSSSEDKVVEPSTEKSPAQMLIKEAEIKFQVKDLAASMLRIEEAVKKANGLISNTTQNSQEDEVSTDLVIRVQPEHFLPLLEQLQKESVNLDFRNLGAEDVAAAYVDVQARIKAKRAVEARYRTLLDQAKNIPDILEVEQHLTQVQEEIESAEARFRFLKDQTAYSTIKLNMYQVVPMSFTERLGLGTRFYNAFGTGWQLFLTLLVGMCYLWPAWLILGGFWLLRRKGLV from the coding sequence ATGAAAACCCTGAAAAACCCTTTGCTCTTTCTACAAGTTTGCGGCACCGCCTTCTTGATGAACAGCTGTGAACCTTCCAAGGAATCTTCATTTGCCCCAGAGGCGGAGATGGCTCCTGCAGAAGATGCCACTTCTTCTAGCGAAGACAAAGTAGTTGAGCCATCTACAGAGAAATCTCCAGCGCAAATGCTCATCAAAGAAGCAGAGATAAAGTTTCAGGTAAAAGACCTTGCCGCCAGCATGCTGCGCATAGAAGAAGCCGTTAAGAAAGCCAATGGCCTTATCTCCAACACCACGCAAAACAGCCAGGAAGACGAAGTGTCTACAGACTTGGTCATCAGGGTGCAACCTGAGCATTTTTTGCCGCTGTTGGAGCAGTTGCAGAAAGAAAGCGTGAACCTGGACTTCCGGAACCTGGGCGCTGAGGACGTAGCTGCCGCCTATGTAGACGTGCAGGCCAGAATCAAGGCCAAACGAGCCGTAGAAGCCAGATATAGAACCCTGCTGGACCAGGCCAAAAACATTCCAGATATTTTGGAGGTGGAGCAGCATCTCACCCAGGTACAGGAAGAAATTGAGAGCGCAGAGGCCAGATTCAGGTTCTTGAAAGACCAGACCGCCTACAGTACCATTAAGCTGAACATGTACCAGGTGGTACCTATGAGCTTTACGGAGCGTCTGGGGTTAGGCACCCGTTTTTACAATGCCTTCGGTACGGGTTGGCAGTTGTTCCTGACCTTGCTGGTAGGCATGTGCTACCTTTGGCCGGCTTGGTTGATACTGGGTGGTTTCTGGCTTTTGCGCAGGAAAGGGCTGGTGTAG
- a CDS encoding DUF4266 domain-containing protein, whose product MNLTAQNFTRLFLLFMAGSLFSCQTVQEYNKMYLNDAEMVLNARKVQKTELNFLLYREGASGANGGKTGGGCGCN is encoded by the coding sequence ATGAACCTAACTGCTCAGAATTTTACCAGGCTCTTTTTGCTTTTTATGGCAGGGAGCCTTTTTTCTTGCCAGACCGTGCAGGAATACAACAAGATGTACCTCAATGATGCCGAGATGGTCTTGAACGCGCGCAAAGTCCAGAAAACGGAGCTCAATTTTCTTCTGTACCGCGAAGGAGCCTCTGGGGCCAATGGCGGCAAAACAGGTGGCGGCTGCGGCTGCAACTAA
- a CDS encoding THUMP domain-containing class I SAM-dependent RNA methyltransferase — MAAPTKPVNFNMTATTLAGLEEVLAQELTDLGAKFVKVGVRAVTFSGDQRLLYNANLWCRTAIRILKPFAQFKARDEKELYMKVREQDWSRHLTVNSTFAINAVVSRSTFEHSLFVSQLTKDAIVDQFRDKTGKRPSVDVTTPDVRINLHMHENIVSLALDASGDSLHRRGYRQQTNVAPLNEVLAAGILMLSGWDRKSPLYDPMCGSGTILAEAAMMAHNIAPGVYRRDYGFMRWPDYNAELYKEVYQAALAQEDRDAEVEIFGSDIDPDFVEAAFQNLEFAELDEYVRIKELNFAQATKPVDKGILVLNPPYGERIGDDREMNDLYKMIGDTLKSNFQDWDAAIFTGNLEAAKHIGLKPSRRIPLYNGPIECRLFKYELYQGSRREVAE, encoded by the coding sequence ATGGCCGCACCTACCAAACCCGTCAACTTTAACATGACTGCCACCACACTGGCCGGCCTGGAGGAAGTGCTGGCGCAGGAACTAACAGACCTGGGGGCCAAGTTTGTGAAAGTGGGAGTGCGGGCCGTGACCTTTTCCGGTGACCAGCGCCTGTTGTACAACGCCAACCTATGGTGCCGCACCGCCATCAGAATCTTAAAGCCGTTTGCGCAATTCAAGGCCAGGGATGAGAAGGAGCTATACATGAAAGTGCGGGAGCAAGACTGGAGCCGTCACCTTACCGTGAACAGTACCTTCGCCATCAACGCAGTGGTGTCCAGGTCAACGTTTGAGCACTCCTTGTTTGTGTCTCAGTTGACCAAAGACGCCATTGTGGACCAGTTCAGGGATAAGACAGGCAAGCGGCCCAGCGTAGACGTGACCACCCCAGACGTGCGCATTAACCTGCACATGCATGAGAACATCGTTTCCTTGGCCCTGGATGCCTCCGGCGATTCTCTGCACCGCCGCGGGTACCGTCAGCAGACCAACGTAGCGCCATTGAATGAAGTGTTGGCCGCCGGCATTCTCATGCTGTCTGGCTGGGATAGAAAGTCGCCGTTGTATGACCCCATGTGCGGTTCTGGCACCATTCTAGCCGAAGCCGCCATGATGGCCCATAACATTGCCCCTGGCGTCTACCGCCGCGATTACGGTTTTATGCGTTGGCCAGACTATAATGCTGAGCTGTATAAAGAAGTCTACCAAGCCGCCCTGGCCCAGGAAGACCGGGACGCGGAAGTGGAAATTTTTGGCTCAGACATTGACCCAGACTTCGTGGAAGCAGCTTTCCAGAACCTGGAGTTCGCAGAATTGGATGAATACGTGCGTATTAAAGAGCTCAACTTCGCCCAGGCCACCAAGCCCGTAGACAAAGGCATTCTTGTCTTGAACCCTCCGTACGGGGAACGCATTGGCGACGACCGCGAAATGAACGACCTCTACAAAATGATAGGAGACACGCTCAAAAGCAATTTCCAGGATTGGGATGCCGCCATCTTCACTGGCAATTTGGAGGCAGCCAAGCACATCGGCTTAAAACCTTCCAGAAGAATACCCTTGTACAATGGCCCCATTGAGTGCCGTCTGTTCAAATATGAATTGTACCAAGGCAGCAGGAGAGAAGTAGCAGAGTAA
- a CDS encoding DUF3570 domain-containing protein, translating to MQKIYLHASLFFLTILSSFGQTTQPDSTTFKSRKLKTQEINFVTSYYRQDGNNSAVTGGIGTEELTDVATTFDITMAKGDAKNRLHSFRLEVGFDHYSSASSDLIDPTTISSASAADNRIYPSLSWAMQDDVKGYSIGAGLSVSTEYDYFSKGVNVNFAKYSKDRNREIGLSLSAFLDSWSMIYPIELRTLQTPSGPVDNPDAEGTNPRNSYNASASLAQVINKRLQASLILDLAYQTGQLATPYQRVYFTDNSVHVERLPDTRVKVPLGLRLNYFATDRILVKTFYRFYTDDWGIMGHSAEVELPFKLTPFLSVSPFYRFYSQSAADYFAPYRAHTAQEEFYTSDYDLSEFVSHLFGVNLRYNSAAGILGISKLNTLELRYDHYNRDTGLVADAVSLAVTLK from the coding sequence ATGCAGAAAATCTACCTTCACGCCTCGCTGTTCTTTTTAACCATTCTCAGTTCCTTCGGGCAGACTACCCAGCCAGACAGCACCACGTTCAAGAGCCGCAAGCTTAAAACCCAGGAAATCAATTTTGTCACTAGCTATTACCGGCAGGACGGCAACAATTCTGCCGTGACGGGCGGCATAGGCACTGAGGAACTGACCGACGTGGCCACCACCTTTGACATTACCATGGCCAAGGGAGACGCCAAAAATCGTTTGCACTCCTTCCGGCTAGAAGTAGGTTTTGACCATTACAGCTCGGCCTCTTCAGACTTGATTGATCCTACCACCATCTCCTCGGCCTCGGCGGCAGACAACCGCATCTACCCCTCTCTTTCTTGGGCCATGCAAGATGACGTGAAGGGATATTCCATAGGTGCCGGCTTGTCTGTCTCTACAGAGTATGACTACTTCTCTAAGGGCGTGAACGTGAACTTTGCCAAATACTCTAAAGACCGTAACCGCGAAATTGGCCTGTCCTTGAGCGCCTTTCTGGATTCTTGGAGCATGATTTATCCCATTGAGTTGAGAACGCTGCAGACGCCGTCGGGGCCGGTGGACAACCCAGATGCCGAGGGAACCAATCCCAGAAACTCGTACAATGCCTCGGCCTCTCTTGCTCAGGTCATCAACAAACGCCTGCAGGCCTCCCTCATACTGGACCTAGCCTACCAGACGGGGCAGCTGGCTACGCCCTACCAGCGCGTGTACTTTACAGACAATTCGGTGCATGTAGAGCGCCTACCAGACACCCGCGTGAAAGTACCGCTGGGCCTGCGCCTCAACTACTTCGCTACGGACCGAATTTTGGTGAAGACGTTCTATCGGTTTTACACAGATGACTGGGGCATCATGGGCCACTCCGCTGAGGTGGAACTACCCTTCAAGCTTACGCCGTTCCTGTCTGTAAGTCCGTTTTACCGTTTTTACAGCCAGAGCGCCGCAGACTACTTTGCTCCCTACCGGGCCCATACCGCCCAAGAGGAGTTCTACACCAGCGACTATGACTTGTCTGAGTTTGTGAGCCACCTGTTCGGGGTGAACCTACGGTACAATTCCGCGGCTGGCATTCTGGGCATCAGTAAGCTCAATACGCTGGAGTTGCGCTATGACCATTATAACCGAGACACCGGCTTGGTGGCAGATGCCGTTTCTTTGGCCGTGACTCTTAAATAG
- a CDS encoding DUF4290 domain-containing protein: MVASSTFKQELLLREYGRNVQNIVQYILTVEDRTKRTQLAQLLVNLMGRLNPNVKDIQDAQQTLWNHLYVMADGQLDVDAPFTLSAMEYLNDKPQRVDYPKNTPKYMHYGSNLESLIEKATQIQDPVEKEAAIISVGKLMKVLYRTYNKDSVSDMVILENMRDLSKGQLDLDTALVEKGGLFDSTIKTPQGPSNSSSSNQKNKGGQQNKYQNNRHKNK; the protein is encoded by the coding sequence ATGGTAGCCAGTTCTACATTTAAACAAGAGCTTTTATTGAGAGAGTACGGCCGCAACGTCCAGAACATTGTGCAGTACATCTTAACCGTAGAAGACCGTACCAAGCGCACGCAGTTGGCACAGCTGTTGGTCAACCTCATGGGCAGGCTCAACCCGAACGTGAAAGACATTCAGGATGCGCAGCAGACCCTCTGGAACCATTTGTACGTGATGGCCGACGGGCAACTGGATGTAGACGCACCGTTCACCTTGAGCGCCATGGAGTATCTCAATGATAAACCCCAGCGCGTAGACTACCCTAAGAACACGCCCAAGTACATGCACTATGGTTCTAACCTGGAAAGCCTCATTGAAAAGGCCACCCAGATTCAAGACCCGGTAGAGAAAGAGGCCGCCATCATCTCAGTGGGCAAGCTCATGAAGGTGTTGTACCGCACCTACAACAAAGACAGCGTGTCTGACATGGTCATTCTGGAGAACATGAGAGACCTGTCCAAAGGACAGCTGGACCTGGACACGGCCCTGGTGGAAAAAGGAGGCCTGTTTGACAGCACCATCAAAACCCCGCAGGGACCTAGCAACAGCAGCAGCAGCAACCAGAAGAACAAAGGCGGGCAGCAGAACAAGTATCAGAACAACAGACACAAGAATAAATAA
- a CDS encoding ATP-dependent helicase, which yields MDYLKLLNESQRAAVLNTEGPCMIIAGAGSGKTRVLTYRIAHLLEKGVDPFNILSLTFTNRAAKEMRGRIEKVVGPEAKNLWMGTFHSVFSRILRAEATKIGYPSHFTIYDSDDSKTLIRNIVKEMNLDDKLYKPNVVLGRISGAKNKLISVAQYLRDASIQADDEAALRPKIGQIFKTYQERCFKAGAMDFDDLLFNTNVLFRDHVDVLNKYQNIFKYVMVDEYQDTNYSQYLITRKLAAKDRNICVVGDDAQSIYAFRGADITNILNFERDYPELAVFKLEQNYRSTQHIVKAANSVIKNNKAQLRKDVFSENEEGNLVDVIKASSDNEEGKLVAHAIFEEKMNQHLSYEDFAILYRTNAQSRAMEEALRKMNIKYRIVGGLSFYQRKEIKDLISYLRLSINHNDEQALRRIINYPKRGIGDTTVEKLIVTANDTNHSIWEVVSHATQLGMGRAGVAIDEFATKIKSFAVVAQQKDAFEAATYIAKHSGLVDDLYADKTVEGLARYENIQELLNAIKEFVDDPEKEDKSLPAFLQDIALLTDADTKKEEEGEYVTMMTIHSAKGLEFRNVFIVGMEENLFPSQMMLSSRADLEEERRLFYVAITRAEKKLTLSYATSRYQWGNLRSAEKSRFVDEIDPTYLNFKFGDERGPFEKVLQRKTPVSQLITPAKKPTVAPNYTPSADFTPSDTSNLQAGMRVEHPKFGFGTVTKMDTQGNSTKAIIEFEGVGEKTLLLSFAKLKVHAS from the coding sequence ATGGATTATCTTAAACTCCTAAATGAGTCACAGCGCGCCGCTGTTTTAAATACTGAAGGCCCTTGTATGATCATTGCCGGTGCGGGCTCCGGCAAAACCCGGGTACTCACCTACCGCATTGCGCATTTGCTGGAGAAGGGCGTGGACCCGTTCAATATCTTGTCCCTCACCTTTACCAACCGCGCCGCCAAAGAGATGCGCGGCCGTATTGAGAAAGTGGTAGGCCCTGAGGCGAAGAACCTCTGGATGGGTACGTTTCACTCCGTTTTCTCCCGTATTCTGCGCGCCGAGGCCACCAAAATAGGTTACCCTAGCCACTTCACCATCTATGATTCTGATGACTCCAAGACGCTCATCAGAAACATTGTGAAGGAGATGAACCTAGACGACAAGCTCTACAAACCAAACGTGGTGCTGGGCCGAATCTCTGGGGCGAAGAACAAACTCATATCAGTGGCGCAGTACCTGCGGGATGCTTCTATTCAGGCAGACGATGAGGCGGCCTTAAGACCGAAGATTGGCCAGATTTTCAAAACCTACCAGGAGCGTTGCTTTAAGGCCGGTGCCATGGACTTTGACGATTTGCTGTTCAACACAAACGTGCTCTTCAGAGATCACGTGGATGTCCTGAACAAATACCAGAACATCTTCAAGTACGTGATGGTAGATGAGTATCAGGATACCAACTACAGCCAGTACCTTATCACCAGAAAACTTGCCGCCAAAGACAGGAACATCTGCGTGGTGGGTGATGATGCCCAAAGTATCTATGCGTTCAGGGGTGCGGACATTACCAACATTCTCAACTTTGAGCGTGACTATCCAGAGCTGGCCGTATTCAAGCTGGAGCAGAATTACCGCTCTACCCAGCACATTGTAAAAGCGGCTAACTCTGTCATCAAGAACAATAAAGCGCAGCTGCGCAAGGACGTTTTCTCTGAGAACGAAGAAGGTAATCTGGTAGACGTCATCAAAGCCAGCTCAGACAATGAGGAAGGCAAACTGGTGGCGCACGCCATCTTTGAGGAGAAGATGAACCAGCACCTCTCTTATGAGGACTTCGCCATCTTGTACCGCACCAACGCCCAGTCAAGGGCCATGGAAGAGGCCTTACGCAAGATGAACATCAAGTACCGTATTGTGGGCGGCTTGTCGTTCTACCAGCGGAAAGAGATTAAGGATTTGATTTCCTACCTGCGGCTTTCCATCAACCACAATGACGAGCAGGCCTTGCGCCGCATCATCAACTACCCAAAACGCGGTATTGGTGACACCACGGTAGAGAAACTCATTGTGACGGCCAATGACACCAACCACAGCATCTGGGAAGTGGTGAGCCATGCCACGCAGTTGGGCATGGGCCGTGCCGGCGTGGCCATTGACGAGTTCGCGACCAAGATCAAGAGCTTTGCCGTGGTAGCCCAGCAAAAGGACGCCTTTGAGGCCGCCACCTACATTGCCAAGCATTCGGGTCTGGTAGATGATTTGTACGCTGATAAGACCGTGGAAGGCCTGGCCCGCTACGAGAACATCCAGGAGCTTCTGAACGCCATCAAAGAGTTTGTGGATGACCCTGAAAAAGAAGACAAGAGCCTACCAGCCTTCTTGCAAGACATTGCCTTGTTGACGGATGCAGACACCAAGAAAGAGGAAGAAGGCGAATACGTGACCATGATGACCATTCACTCGGCGAAGGGTCTGGAGTTTAGGAACGTGTTCATTGTGGGCATGGAAGAAAACCTGTTCCCGAGCCAGATGATGCTTTCTTCGCGCGCTGACCTGGAAGAGGAACGCCGTCTGTTCTACGTGGCCATCACCCGCGCCGAAAAGAAGCTGACCCTCTCCTACGCTACCAGCCGCTACCAGTGGGGCAACCTGCGCAGCGCTGAAAAAAGCCGTTTTGTGGACGAGATTGATCCTACCTACCTTAACTTCAAGTTCGGCGATGAGCGTGGCCCGTTTGAGAAGGTGTTGCAGCGCAAAACCCCGGTAAGTCAGCTCATCACGCCGGCCAAAAAACCTACCGTTGCGCCCAATTATACGCCTTCGGCTGACTTCACGCCCAGCGATACTTCTAACCTGCAGGCCGGTATGCGCGTAGAGCACCCTAAATTCGGGTTTGGCACGGTCACCAAAATGGACACCCAGGGCAACTCTACCAAGGCCATCATTGAATTTGAGGGCGTGGGTGAGAAAACCCTGCTTTTGAGTTTCGCCAAGCTCAAGGTGCACGCTTCTTAG
- the murA gene encoding UDP-N-acetylglucosamine 1-carboxyvinyltransferase yields MASFEVLGGRPLNGEIIPQGAKNEALQILCAVLLTSEPVVISNIPNIRDVNKLIELLRDMGVQVEQNAPDTYTFKAQDVNLDYLSTQSFIEQARAIRGSVMIMGPLLARFGMAKLPKPGGDKIGRRRLDTHFIGFEKLGATFKYDAQDSFYHLEGKHLKGTYMLLDEASVTGTANLAMAAVLAEGITTIYNAACEPYLQQLCKMLNRMGAKISGIGSNMLIIEGVEKLGGTEHRMLPDMIEIGSFIGLAGMTGSEITIKDAQIRELGLIPDTFRRLGINMEFRGDDIFIPAQDSYEIDTYIDGSILTVSDHTWPGFTPDLLSVALVVATQAKGTVLIHQKMFESRLFFVDKLIDMGAQIILCDPHRATVIGQNKQVPLRGIDMTSPDIRAGVALLLAALSAEGRSVIHNIEQIDRGYQNIDGRLNAIGASITRI; encoded by the coding sequence ATGGCTTCTTTTGAAGTATTGGGTGGCCGCCCATTAAACGGCGAGATTATCCCGCAAGGGGCGAAGAACGAGGCCTTACAGATTCTTTGCGCAGTGCTCTTAACGTCTGAGCCTGTGGTTATTTCTAATATTCCCAACATCCGGGACGTCAACAAACTCATTGAGCTGTTGCGCGACATGGGCGTACAGGTGGAGCAGAATGCGCCAGATACCTACACGTTTAAAGCCCAGGATGTAAACCTGGATTACCTTTCCACGCAGTCTTTCATAGAGCAGGCACGCGCCATTAGAGGTTCTGTCATGATCATGGGACCTTTGTTGGCCCGTTTTGGCATGGCCAAGCTGCCCAAACCCGGCGGTGACAAGATTGGAAGAAGAAGACTGGATACCCACTTCATCGGGTTCGAGAAACTGGGCGCCACCTTCAAGTATGACGCGCAGGACAGCTTCTACCATCTGGAGGGTAAGCACCTGAAAGGCACGTACATGCTTTTGGATGAGGCTTCCGTGACTGGAACCGCCAACCTGGCCATGGCCGCCGTGTTAGCCGAAGGCATTACCACCATCTACAACGCCGCCTGTGAGCCGTATCTGCAGCAACTCTGCAAGATGCTCAACCGTATGGGCGCTAAAATCTCCGGCATTGGTTCTAACATGCTCATCATTGAGGGCGTGGAGAAACTGGGAGGCACCGAGCACCGCATGCTCCCAGACATGATTGAGATTGGCTCTTTCATTGGCCTGGCAGGCATGACTGGTTCTGAGATTACCATCAAAGACGCGCAGATCAGAGAACTTGGTTTGATACCAGACACGTTCCGCAGATTGGGCATCAACATGGAGTTCCGGGGCGATGATATCTTTATTCCGGCGCAGGACAGCTATGAAATTGACACCTACATTGACGGCTCCATCCTTACCGTTTCTGACCATACCTGGCCAGGCTTCACGCCAGACTTGTTGAGCGTGGCGCTGGTAGTAGCCACCCAGGCTAAAGGAACGGTTTTGATCCATCAGAAGATGTTTGAGAGCCGCTTGTTCTTCGTGGACAAACTCATTGACATGGGCGCGCAAATTATTCTTTGTGATCCGCACCGTGCCACCGTGATTGGCCAGAACAAGCAAGTGCCGTTGCGTGGCATTGACATGACATCGCCAGACATCAGAGCGGGGGTTGCCTTGCTATTGGCTGCCCTGTCTGCCGAAGGCCGCAGCGTCATCCATAACATTGAGCAGATTGACCGTGGCTACCAGAACATTGACGGCCGCCTGAACGCCATTGGTGCTTCCATCACGCGTATTTAA
- a CDS encoding thioredoxin family protein: MNLLVMMVSAWFSFTAPAWLHSMDQAKKVSHEKHTPILINFSGSDWCGPCIKMEKQIFENPEFQEYAAQNLVLVNADFPRLKKNQLPKDQIALNEKLAEQYNKTGVFPLTLLVNEDGKVLKRWEGFPAKDAQAFLTQLKSIH, from the coding sequence ATGAACTTGTTAGTAATGATGGTCAGCGCCTGGTTTTCCTTTACTGCACCCGCCTGGTTGCACAGCATGGACCAAGCCAAAAAGGTGTCGCATGAGAAGCACACTCCTATTCTGATAAATTTCTCCGGCTCTGACTGGTGCGGACCTTGCATCAAGATGGAAAAGCAGATTTTTGAGAACCCCGAGTTTCAGGAATACGCCGCCCAGAATCTGGTTTTGGTGAACGCCGACTTCCCAAGACTTAAGAAAAACCAGCTGCCCAAAGACCAGATTGCCCTGAACGAGAAACTGGCCGAGCAATACAATAAAACCGGCGTGTTCCCTTTAACGTTATTAGTGAATGAAGACGGCAAGGTGCTCAAAAGATGGGAAGGTTTCCCAGCCAAAGACGCCCAGGCCTTTCTAACCCAACTCAAAAGCATCCACTAA